The window AATCTTTTTACTGCTACAGAATCATGACCAGATGCATCTATAATCACTTTAGCTTCAAAAGCAACTGGATCAACACATGTGATATTTCGTGGCAATGCTGAAACTGGCATCCAATTGACCACAATTCCTGCAACTCTTCCATTCTTTAGTACCAAATCATCAAATTTTGTTAATTGAAGAAATTTTACTCCTGCATCACATGCTCCTGCAATCAATTTTGAAACTGCATGTGGTCCTGGTGTCATGTATAATCCGTCTTGTACTTTTTTATATGGAACTCCTAATTCATCCCAAATTTTTTGGGCTGGTTCTCTAACTGTAACTGGATTCATCATGTATCCTCCTAACCAATAACCTCCTCCAAGATAGTTATTTTGTTCAATGACTAGGACTTTGTATCCCATATTTGACAACTCTCTACTTGCTGTTAATCCTGCAGGTCCTGCACCAATTATGATCACGTCTGACTCTGCTCTGTCAATTAATACATCATGAAATTCATTTGCAATTGCACGAGTAATCTCAACTTCACGTACATCGGTAAAAATTTTCTCTGATTTCTCTGCAACAGCTGCTTCTTGCATGAAAAACATGAATTTTGTGAATAATTAATACTTTGCCTAATCTTTTTTAAAAAATTAGGTGATACTAATTTTCCTTATTTTATTCTCTTAATGGATATAGGAAAATTTTGTACTCTGAAGAAATTATTTCTCCTAAAAACTCCATATATCAAAAATTTATATCCAAACTAAAAGGAATTTCTTTGTATTTGTCTAATCTAAAACAATCTATTTCTGATCCTGTAAAATCCAAAATTAATTGGGCTAGAATTGAAGAAGCTGATAATTTTGCTAAAACTGTAAAGTTATTCCGTCAAGGAAAATATGATGAAGATAGTTTTAGAAGATTTAGACTTCAACATGGTGCATATGGTACACGAATGACTGGGGATTATGCAATGGTTAGAATAAAACTCCCTGCAGGAGAAATTTATCCCAACCAAATTGAAAAAATTTCCCAACTAAGTGAACAATATTCTATAGGTAGTGCTCATTTTTCTACTCGTGAAAATCTCCAACTTCATTGGGTAATTCTTGAAGATGTATCTGAAATATTCCGTGGTTTAGCTGAAGTTGGATTAACATCTAGAGAAGCATGTGGTAATTCTGTTAGAAATGTGATGTGTAGTCCTTTATCTGGTGTATGTCCTGATGAAAAATTTGATTCCACTCCTTACGCACTTGCAACTGCAAGATTCTTTTTACGAAACCCTATGGCCCAAAATTTGCCTAGAAAATTCAAATTTAATTTTACATGTTGTGAAAAACATGGAATGGTTAGAATTGTCGATGTAGGAC is drawn from Nitrosopumilus sp. and contains these coding sequences:
- a CDS encoding sulfide-dependent adenosine diphosphate thiazole synthase, with protein sequence MQEAAVAEKSEKIFTDVREVEITRAIANEFHDVLIDRAESDVIIIGAGPAGLTASRELSNMGYKVLVIEQNNYLGGGYWLGGYMMNPVTVREPAQKIWDELGVPYKKVQDGLYMTPGPHAVSKLIAGACDAGVKFLQLTKFDDLVLKNGRVAGIVVNWMPVSALPRNITCVDPVAFEAKVIIDASGHDSVAVKRLVDRGLAEWKGMEPMFVNDGEEHVVHKTGEIYPGLIAAGMSVTETHGLARMGPTFGSMLFSGKRAAEIAASKIKELER